Proteins from a single region of Shinella zoogloeoides:
- the ispG gene encoding flavodoxin-dependent (E)-4-hydroxy-3-methylbut-2-enyl-diphosphate synthase gives MSFSFDFEPKPRRQSVGVDVGGVLVGGGAPVVVQSMTNTDTADIDGTVAQVAALHRAGSEIVRITVDRDESAAAVPKIRERLLRLGLDVPLVGDFHYIGHKLLADHPACAEALAKYRINPGNVGFKDKKDRQFAAIVETAIRHDKPVRIGVNWGSLDQELLTRLMDENQDKGSPLTAQQVMREAICQSALLSAELAEEIGLPRDHIILSAKVSNVQDLIAVYAMLSARSDHALHLGLTEAGMGTKGVVASSASLGILMQQGIGDTIRISLTPEPGGDRTREVQVAQELLQVMGFRQFIPVVAACPGCGRTTSTVFQELAQKIQDDIRKNMPVWREKYPGVEGLKVAVMGCIVNGPGESKHADIGISLPGTGELPIAPVYVDGKKAMTLRGTDIAGEFEALVNDYIEKRYGQGQAAAE, from the coding sequence ATGTCCTTTTCCTTCGATTTTGAACCGAAGCCGCGGCGCCAGTCCGTCGGCGTCGATGTCGGCGGCGTTCTCGTCGGCGGCGGCGCGCCGGTCGTCGTGCAGTCGATGACCAATACGGATACGGCCGATATCGACGGGACGGTGGCGCAGGTCGCCGCCCTCCACCGGGCCGGTTCGGAGATCGTGCGCATCACAGTCGACCGCGACGAGAGCGCGGCGGCGGTGCCGAAAATCCGCGAGCGTCTGCTGCGTCTCGGTCTGGACGTGCCGCTGGTCGGCGACTTCCACTATATCGGCCACAAGCTGCTTGCCGATCATCCGGCCTGCGCCGAGGCCTTGGCGAAGTACCGCATCAATCCCGGCAATGTCGGCTTCAAGGACAAGAAGGACCGCCAGTTCGCCGCCATCGTCGAGACGGCGATCCGCCACGACAAGCCGGTGCGCATCGGCGTCAACTGGGGGTCGCTCGATCAGGAACTGCTGACGCGGCTGATGGACGAGAACCAGGACAAGGGCTCGCCGCTCACGGCCCAGCAGGTGATGCGCGAGGCGATCTGCCAGTCGGCGCTGCTTTCCGCCGAGCTTGCCGAAGAAATCGGCCTGCCGCGCGACCATATCATCCTGTCCGCCAAGGTTTCCAATGTGCAGGACCTCATCGCCGTCTATGCGATGCTTTCCGCGCGCTCCGACCATGCGCTGCATCTCGGCCTCACGGAGGCCGGCATGGGCACCAAGGGCGTCGTCGCCTCCTCGGCCTCGCTCGGCATTCTCATGCAGCAGGGCATCGGCGATACGATCCGCATTTCGCTGACGCCTGAGCCCGGCGGCGACCGCACCCGCGAGGTGCAGGTGGCGCAGGAACTGCTGCAGGTCATGGGCTTCCGCCAGTTCATTCCCGTTGTCGCCGCGTGTCCCGGCTGCGGGCGCACGACCTCGACGGTCTTCCAGGAACTCGCCCAGAAGATCCAGGACGATATCCGCAAGAACATGCCGGTCTGGCGGGAAAAGTATCCGGGCGTCGAGGGCCTCAAGGTCGCCGTCATGGGCTGCATCGTCAATGGGCCGGGCGAGAGCAAACATGCCGATATCGGCATCTCGCTGCCGGGCACCGGGGAACTTCCCATCGCCCCCGTCTATGTCGACGGCAAGAAGGCGATGACGCTGCGCGGCACCGATATCGCGGGCGAATTCGAGGCGCTGGTCAACGACTATATCGAAAAGCGCTACGGGCAGGGGCAGGCGGCGGCCGAGTAA
- a CDS encoding LysE family translocator has protein sequence MTDLTPYLPQLAVAWTAYFIATASPGPAIIAIIATSISQGRRAGLALASGVLTGSYIWAILTASGLSALIRTYGEAIVVLKIVGGCYLLWLAWNAYRAARKSEETYRAQMAALPALSPRKQYLKGLGIHLTNPKAIFNWIMLTSLGMPPGAPGGVMATFIAGCMVIGVCVFLGFALVFSLGPVHRAYLKARRGIEGVMAAFFAFAGFKLLTSRI, from the coding sequence ATGACCGACCTTACACCTTACCTGCCCCAGCTCGCCGTCGCCTGGACGGCCTATTTCATCGCCACCGCCTCACCCGGCCCGGCGATCATCGCCATCATCGCGACCTCCATCAGCCAGGGCCGCCGCGCAGGGCTGGCGCTTGCCTCGGGCGTGCTGACGGGTTCCTATATCTGGGCGATCCTCACGGCATCCGGCCTTTCCGCCCTCATCCGCACCTATGGCGAAGCGATCGTCGTCCTGAAGATCGTCGGCGGATGCTACCTGCTATGGCTCGCCTGGAATGCGTATCGCGCGGCCCGCAAGAGCGAGGAAACCTATCGCGCGCAGATGGCCGCCCTGCCGGCGCTTTCGCCGCGCAAGCAATATCTCAAGGGCCTCGGTATCCACCTCACCAACCCCAAGGCGATCTTCAACTGGATCATGCTGACATCGCTCGGCATGCCGCCGGGCGCGCCGGGCGGCGTCATGGCAACCTTCATCGCCGGCTGCATGGTGATCGGGGTCTGCGTCTTTCTCGGCTTTGCGCTGGTCTTTTCACTCGGCCCAGTGCATCGCGCCTATCTGAAGGCGCGCCGCGGCATAGAGGGCGTGATGGCCGCCTTCTTCGCCTTTGCCGGTTTCAAGCTGCTGACGAGCCGGATCTGA
- a CDS encoding MFS transporter — MDLPMTTPETALAEKSFVKTYFPPTRLAVSGLFLLNGTFAGAWAPKIPEFASRLGLTEGGLGLMIMCFGIGSIILMPIAGILIAHFGTTRTVKGATILFLSTMLLLSLTPTILLGAIAIFFFGGLMGAMDVAMNGNAVEVEKSMRRAIMSSCHAFWSLGAFIGATTGGFLMGALGVLGHAALLTVAGAVLLVFIWPHILHDAPHPSEERQKVRLPMTPLPWLIGLMALFCMVPEGAILDWGALYMRKELGASLALSGFAFGTFSLTMAVMRFAGDHVRDRFGAVKTLRTCTVIAIIGMVVAGTAPNAYVAMVGFALCGVGISNMVPIAFSAAGNLPGFAQGVALSVTTVMGYSGSLFAPSVIGFIAEHVGFALIFALLPVLFLVVLLLSHHAVHADVRERP, encoded by the coding sequence ATGGACCTCCCCATGACGACCCCCGAAACCGCCCTTGCCGAGAAATCCTTCGTCAAGACCTATTTTCCGCCGACGCGGCTCGCCGTCTCCGGGCTTTTCCTGCTGAACGGCACCTTCGCCGGCGCCTGGGCGCCGAAAATCCCGGAATTCGCCAGCCGCCTCGGCCTTACCGAAGGCGGCCTCGGCCTGATGATCATGTGTTTCGGCATTGGCTCGATCATCCTGATGCCGATCGCCGGCATCCTGATCGCCCATTTCGGCACGACGCGCACGGTCAAGGGCGCGACGATCCTGTTCCTGTCCACCATGCTGCTCCTGTCGCTCACGCCGACCATCCTGCTCGGGGCCATCGCCATCTTCTTCTTCGGCGGGCTGATGGGGGCGATGGACGTCGCCATGAACGGCAATGCGGTGGAGGTGGAGAAGTCGATGCGCCGGGCGATCATGTCGTCCTGCCATGCCTTCTGGAGCCTCGGGGCCTTCATCGGCGCGACGACCGGCGGCTTCCTCATGGGCGCGCTCGGCGTGTTGGGCCATGCCGCTCTGCTCACGGTCGCCGGGGCGGTGCTGCTCGTCTTCATCTGGCCGCATATCCTGCACGATGCGCCGCATCCGAGCGAGGAGCGCCAGAAGGTGCGCCTGCCGATGACGCCGCTGCCCTGGCTGATCGGCCTGATGGCGCTGTTCTGCATGGTGCCGGAAGGCGCGATCCTCGACTGGGGCGCGCTCTACATGCGCAAGGAATTGGGCGCGTCGCTCGCCCTTTCGGGTTTTGCCTTCGGCACCTTCTCGCTGACCATGGCCGTCATGCGCTTTGCCGGCGACCATGTGCGCGACCGTTTCGGCGCGGTGAAGACGCTGCGCACCTGCACGGTTATCGCCATCATCGGCATGGTGGTCGCGGGCACGGCGCCGAACGCCTATGTGGCCATGGTGGGCTTCGCGCTCTGCGGCGTCGGTATTTCCAACATGGTGCCGATCGCCTTTTCCGCCGCCGGCAACCTGCCGGGCTTCGCGCAGGGCGTGGCGCTGTCGGTGACGACGGTCATGGGCTATTCCGGCTCGCTCTTCGCCCCGTCGGTCATCGGCTTCATCGCCGAGCATGTCGGCTTCGCGCTGATCTTCGCCCTCCTGCCGGTGCTTTTCCTCGTGGTGCTGCTGCTGTCGCATCATGCGGTGCATGCGGACGTGCGCGAGCGTCCTTGA